One genomic region from Curtobacterium sp. 9128 encodes:
- the rpmF gene encoding 50S ribosomal protein L32 — translation MAVPKRKQSRANTHARRSQWKAAPVQLVKTIENGKVTYSLPHRAKVVEDSAGTALYMEYKGRKVADV, via the coding sequence ATGGCCGTTCCCAAGCGCAAGCAATCCCGTGCCAACACGCACGCCCGTCGTTCGCAGTGGAAGGCCGCGCCGGTCCAGCTCGTGAAGACGATCGAGAACGGCAAGGTCACCTACAGCCTCCCGCACCGCGCGAAGGTCGTCGAGGACTCGGCCGGCACCGCCCTGTACATGGAGTACAAGGGCCGCAAGGTCGCCGACGTCTGA
- a CDS encoding DUF177 domain-containing protein, with protein sequence MSSPVNSPYALRVRDLAHRPGEMREHTLDITVPETLGAGVVAVREGAPIHIELRLEGLHEGVLVSGHASAEATGQCSRCLIDISEPVEVDFAELFAYDASEDFDFHVHEDHVDSEPVVRDAVVLSLPFQPVCRPDCPGLDPVTGERLADTGRTAPEPTDPRWAALDGLTFDENDS encoded by the coding sequence GTGTCTTCCCCCGTGAACAGCCCCTACGCCCTGCGCGTGCGTGACCTCGCGCACCGCCCGGGCGAGATGCGCGAGCACACGCTCGACATCACCGTCCCCGAGACCCTCGGGGCAGGGGTCGTGGCCGTTCGCGAGGGCGCTCCGATCCACATCGAGCTCCGGCTCGAGGGCCTCCACGAGGGCGTGCTCGTCTCCGGGCACGCTTCGGCGGAGGCCACCGGGCAGTGCTCGCGCTGCCTCATCGACATCAGCGAACCGGTCGAAGTCGATTTCGCCGAGCTGTTCGCGTATGATGCCTCGGAGGATTTCGACTTCCATGTTCACGAAGACCACGTGGATTCTGAACCGGTCGTTCGAGACGCGGTGGTGCTGTCACTGCCGTTCCAGCCGGTCTGCCGACCGGACTGCCCAGGACTCGACCCGGTGACGGGGGAGCGCCTGGCAGACACGGGGCGCACGGCTCCCGAGCCGACGGATCCCCGCTGGGCTGCGCTCGACGGACTGACGTTCGACGAGAACGACAGCTGA
- the coaD gene encoding pantetheine-phosphate adenylyltransferase produces MTQIAVVPGSFDPVTLGHLDVIGRAAGLFDEVHVLVVHNPDKKTAMFDAVDRVRLIEESLAETDAPANIRVGEWTAGLLVDYCRQVGATVLVKGVRSGEDVAYETPMAIMNRHLADVETVFLLPEASRAHVSSSLIRQVATLGGDVSPYVPVVVDEALRNAVG; encoded by the coding sequence ATGACGCAGATCGCGGTCGTCCCCGGCTCCTTCGACCCCGTGACCCTCGGGCACCTCGACGTCATCGGTCGGGCGGCAGGACTCTTCGACGAGGTCCACGTGCTCGTCGTGCACAACCCCGACAAGAAGACCGCGATGTTCGACGCCGTCGATCGTGTCCGGCTGATCGAGGAGTCGTTGGCCGAGACCGATGCGCCGGCGAACATCCGGGTCGGGGAGTGGACCGCCGGGCTCCTCGTCGACTACTGCCGGCAGGTCGGCGCGACGGTCCTGGTGAAGGGCGTCCGCTCGGGCGAGGACGTCGCGTACGAGACCCCGATGGCGATCATGAACCGGCACCTCGCCGACGTCGAGACGGTGTTCCTGCTGCCGGAGGCGTCGCGTGCCCACGTCTCGAGTTCGCTCATCCGGCAGGTGGCGACGCTCGGCGGAGACGTGTCGCCGTACGTGCCCGTCGTGGTGGACGAAGCACTCCGGAACGCCGTCGGCTGA
- a CDS encoding ATP-dependent DNA helicase RecG: MQWGPAPLDTKLANVLGGRTAKAVEKAFGYRTVGEFLEHAPRRYAERGALTALDSLAIGESVTIVAEVVDVRERTMRQRRGSILEAKIGDGKGLLTLTFFNQGWRTKDLVVGARGIFAGKVGDYRGARQLAHPDYELFDADDPRATADPESEEAIRFSRQPIPIYPATASLSSWQIAKAMAVVLDTLPDIADPIPSGVRTRLDLVPFRRALELLHRPEKVSDFKRAQDALRYREAFVLQTALVQRRIAARATASTPRTASPGGILERFDATLPFTLTDDQRAVGDEIAHDLTESWPMHRLVQGEVGSGKTLVAIRAMLTVAESGGQSALIAPTEVLAAQHLRSIVKFLGPDLAAELRPVILTGSQSTDERRRALLAAASGSSRLVVGTHALLGDKVDFAELGLVVVDEQHRFGVEQREALRTKGERPPHVLVLTATPIPRTVAMTVFGDLDVSTIAGMPSGRAGVETFTVGLAEHPGWESRIWTRMAEELGAGRQAFVVCPAIDDAHAEDDGEPEVDADDDTPKRAPATVLATAERMRTMPVLDGRRIEVLHGRMTGDEKDRVMTAFAAGQIDVLVATTVIEVGVDVPNASMMAILDADRFGVSQLHQLRGRIGRGQYAGVCLLVTSAELETTSRERVDAVEGSDDGFELARVDLELRREGDVLGERQSGGRSSLNLLRVVRDADIIVDAREEAERLLGIDPSLDGQPELRDALARRLDESDAAFLGKN; the protein is encoded by the coding sequence CTGCAGTGGGGTCCGGCGCCGCTGGACACGAAGCTCGCGAACGTGCTCGGCGGCCGCACCGCCAAGGCCGTCGAGAAGGCGTTCGGGTACCGCACGGTGGGGGAGTTCCTCGAGCACGCGCCACGTCGCTACGCCGAGCGCGGTGCCCTGACGGCGCTCGACTCGCTCGCCATCGGGGAATCGGTGACGATCGTCGCCGAGGTCGTCGACGTCCGCGAACGCACGATGCGCCAGCGCAGGGGCTCCATCCTCGAAGCGAAGATCGGTGACGGCAAGGGCCTGCTGACGCTCACGTTCTTCAACCAGGGCTGGCGGACGAAGGACCTCGTCGTCGGCGCCCGCGGGATATTCGCGGGCAAGGTCGGCGACTACCGCGGCGCCCGGCAGCTCGCGCACCCCGACTACGAACTGTTCGACGCGGACGACCCCCGTGCAACCGCCGACCCCGAGTCCGAGGAAGCGATCCGGTTCTCGCGGCAGCCGATCCCGATCTACCCGGCCACCGCGTCGCTGTCCTCGTGGCAGATCGCGAAGGCCATGGCGGTGGTGCTCGACACCCTGCCGGACATCGCCGACCCGATCCCGTCCGGCGTCAGGACCCGGCTCGACCTGGTGCCGTTCCGTCGTGCGCTCGAACTGCTGCACCGCCCGGAGAAGGTGTCCGACTTCAAGCGTGCGCAGGACGCCCTCCGCTACCGAGAGGCGTTCGTGCTGCAGACCGCCCTGGTCCAGCGCCGCATCGCCGCACGTGCGACGGCCTCGACCCCGCGGACCGCGTCGCCCGGTGGGATCCTCGAGCGCTTCGACGCGACGCTGCCGTTCACCCTGACCGACGACCAGCGCGCCGTCGGCGACGAGATCGCGCACGACCTGACGGAGTCGTGGCCGATGCACCGTCTGGTCCAGGGCGAGGTCGGCTCCGGAAAGACCCTCGTCGCCATCCGCGCGATGCTGACGGTCGCGGAGTCCGGCGGGCAGTCGGCACTCATCGCCCCGACCGAGGTCCTGGCGGCGCAGCACCTGCGCTCGATCGTGAAGTTCCTCGGCCCCGACCTCGCCGCCGAACTCCGCCCGGTCATCCTCACGGGGTCGCAGTCCACCGACGAACGCCGTCGTGCGCTCCTCGCGGCGGCGTCCGGCAGCTCCCGGCTCGTCGTCGGCACGCACGCGCTGCTCGGCGACAAGGTGGACTTCGCCGAGCTCGGCCTCGTGGTCGTCGACGAGCAGCACCGGTTCGGTGTCGAGCAGCGTGAAGCACTCCGCACGAAGGGCGAGCGGCCGCCGCACGTGCTCGTCCTCACCGCCACGCCGATCCCGCGCACCGTCGCGATGACCGTCTTCGGCGACCTCGACGTCTCCACGATCGCCGGTATGCCGTCGGGTCGCGCGGGGGTGGAGACCTTCACGGTGGGGCTCGCCGAGCACCCCGGGTGGGAGTCGCGGATCTGGACCCGCATGGCCGAGGAACTCGGCGCCGGCCGGCAGGCCTTCGTGGTCTGCCCGGCGATCGACGACGCCCACGCCGAGGACGACGGCGAGCCGGAAGTCGACGCGGATGACGACACACCGAAGCGTGCGCCTGCCACAGTGCTCGCGACGGCGGAGCGGATGCGCACGATGCCGGTCCTCGACGGACGTCGGATCGAGGTCCTGCACGGCCGGATGACCGGCGACGAGAAGGACCGCGTGATGACGGCGTTCGCGGCCGGCCAGATCGACGTCCTGGTCGCGACCACCGTGATCGAGGTCGGTGTCGACGTGCCGAACGCGTCGATGATGGCGATCCTCGACGCCGACCGGTTCGGCGTCTCCCAGCTCCACCAGCTGCGCGGCCGCATCGGTCGTGGGCAGTACGCGGGCGTCTGCCTGCTCGTCACCTCCGCCGAGCTCGAGACCACCTCGCGCGAGCGGGTCGATGCAGTGGAAGGGTCTGACGACGGCTTCGAGCTCGCCCGCGTGGACCTCGAGCTCCGCCGCGAAGGCGACGTGTTGGGGGAGCGGCAGTCCGGCGGGCGGTCGTCCCTCAACCTGCTCCGGGTCGTGCGGGACGCCGACATCATCGTCGATGCGCGGGAAGAAGCCGAACGATTGCTCGGGATCGACCCGTCGCTCGACGGGCAGCCCGAGCTCCGAGACGCCCTCGCCCGGCGTCTGGACGAGTCCGACGCGGCCTTCCTCGGCAAGAACTGA
- a CDS encoding RsmD family RNA methyltransferase produces MTRIIAGAAGSTTLRVPKSGTRPTSDRVREALFSSLESRGLVDDTAVADLYAGTGALGLEAASRGAVEVVLVDRAAAAAAVCRENARTVQQRVPGVRIDVHAQPALGFLRGTVRTFDLAFIDPPYDVTESEIAEVLDALVPRLTRDAVVIVERSKRSPEPTWPAGLEPFSKRSYGETVAWEAVVATA; encoded by the coding sequence ATGACCCGCATCATCGCCGGCGCCGCCGGTTCCACGACGCTCCGGGTGCCGAAGTCGGGCACCCGACCGACGAGCGACCGGGTGCGCGAAGCGCTGTTCTCCTCGCTCGAGTCGCGCGGGCTCGTCGACGACACGGCCGTGGCCGACCTCTACGCGGGGACGGGTGCACTCGGGCTCGAAGCGGCCTCGCGCGGCGCGGTCGAGGTGGTCCTGGTGGACCGGGCTGCTGCTGCCGCGGCGGTCTGTCGCGAGAACGCGCGCACCGTGCAGCAGCGGGTCCCTGGTGTCCGCATCGACGTGCACGCGCAGCCGGCCCTGGGGTTCCTCCGCGGGACCGTCCGGACGTTCGACCTGGCGTTCATCGACCCGCCGTACGACGTCACGGAGTCCGAGATCGCCGAGGTGCTCGACGCGCTCGTCCCCCGGCTGACGCGCGACGCCGTCGTGATCGTCGAACGCAGCAAGCGGTCGCCGGAACCGACCTGGCCCGCCGGCCTCGAGCCGTTCAGCAAGCGCAGTTACGGCGAGACCGTCGCGTGGGAGGCCGTGGTCGCCACCGCCTGA
- the thiL gene encoding thiamine-phosphate kinase — protein sequence MDAKDEPWTGPTVGELGELVVLDRVTSRLPQGSPLVGPGDDCAVVAAPDGRFVVTTDMMVHGPDFRWAWSSPSDVGWKAAATNLSDVAAMGAVPSGLVVAIAAPQDTPVAVLEGIADGFRLAVDALAPGCGVVGGDLSTSSAFTVAVTAFGDLQDRAPVLRSGARVGDVLAVSGELGRAARGLARLFRSGVDAHGEPSRAAVVATGLDEDPDVGRQRRPVPPIADGPLAAAAGATAMLDLSDGLAIDAGRLARSSRVTLEISAALDDVALHGGEDHGLLATFPADAVLPGGFRRIGVVLERGAADLVRDGVGVPTTGWDPYADWDGVAG from the coding sequence GTGGACGCGAAGGACGAGCCCTGGACCGGACCGACCGTCGGGGAGCTCGGTGAACTCGTCGTGCTCGACCGGGTGACGTCGCGGCTGCCGCAGGGGTCGCCCCTCGTCGGGCCGGGGGACGACTGCGCCGTGGTGGCGGCTCCCGATGGCCGGTTCGTCGTGACGACCGACATGATGGTGCACGGTCCGGACTTCCGGTGGGCGTGGTCGTCGCCGTCGGACGTCGGGTGGAAGGCCGCGGCGACGAACCTCTCGGACGTCGCCGCGATGGGTGCGGTGCCCTCTGGACTGGTCGTCGCGATCGCCGCACCGCAGGACACGCCCGTCGCGGTGCTCGAGGGCATCGCGGACGGGTTCCGGCTCGCGGTCGACGCGCTCGCTCCCGGGTGCGGGGTCGTCGGGGGAGACCTGTCCACGTCATCGGCGTTCACGGTCGCCGTGACCGCCTTCGGCGACCTGCAGGACCGTGCTCCGGTGCTGCGGTCGGGGGCACGCGTCGGCGACGTGCTGGCCGTCTCGGGTGAGCTCGGTCGCGCGGCGCGGGGGCTCGCTCGGCTGTTCCGGTCCGGTGTCGACGCGCACGGTGAGCCGTCGCGGGCCGCGGTGGTCGCCACCGGACTCGACGAGGACCCGGACGTCGGGCGCCAGCGCCGACCGGTGCCGCCGATCGCCGACGGGCCGCTCGCCGCCGCTGCCGGTGCGACGGCGATGCTCGACCTGTCGGACGGGCTCGCGATCGACGCCGGGCGACTTGCACGGTCGAGTCGGGTGACGCTGGAGATCTCCGCGGCGCTCGACGACGTGGCGTTGCACGGGGGCGAGGATCACGGGCTGCTCGCGACGTTCCCGGCGGACGCCGTGTTGCCCGGGGGGTTCCGGCGGATCGGTGTCGTGCTGGAGCGCGGCGCGGCCGACCTCGTGCGCGACGGTGTCGGCGTCCCGACGACCGGGTGGGACCCGTACGCGGACTGGGACGGCGTCGCGGGCTGA
- a CDS encoding DUF3515 family protein translates to MDTVRRPLRILAGLGVVVALAAGLTGCTNAVTMTAAPSANAAACAAAQVRLPDTVDTKYQLRNTNAQSTAAWGDPSAALYHCGVAVPTVSDLPCFSKGSVDWIRDDEGRQIVYTTFGRDPAVQVVIDSTKTTDQVLQDIGNAVETLPKDGHECLDPSDVQG, encoded by the coding sequence ATGGACACTGTGCGCCGCCCCCTGCGGATCCTCGCCGGACTCGGCGTCGTGGTCGCCCTCGCCGCCGGACTGACCGGGTGCACGAACGCCGTCACGATGACCGCAGCCCCGTCGGCGAACGCCGCAGCGTGTGCAGCCGCCCAGGTCCGCCTGCCGGACACGGTCGACACGAAGTACCAGCTCCGCAACACGAACGCCCAGTCCACCGCTGCGTGGGGCGACCCCTCGGCGGCGCTCTACCACTGCGGTGTCGCTGTCCCGACGGTCTCCGACCTGCCGTGCTTCTCGAAGGGGTCGGTCGACTGGATCCGCGACGACGAGGGGAGGCAGATCGTCTACACGACGTTCGGGCGTGACCCCGCGGTGCAGGTCGTCATCGACTCCACGAAGACCACGGACCAGGTCCTGCAGGACATCGGCAACGCCGTCGAGACGCTGCCGAAGGACGGGCACGAGTGCCTCGACCCGTCCGACGTGCAGGGCTGA
- a CDS encoding D-alanine--D-alanine ligase family protein — MTTSSTTVVVLFGGRSSEHEISCVTAGGIMDAVDRTAYEIVPVGITKDGAFTLQPDDPEQWALVGEHLPTVPDNGTRVRFPSAAEPRQLTVEHQDGTVTTIPVDIVFPILHGPFGEDGTVQGMLEIAGLPYAGDGVLASALAMDKHVAKAVLEHAGLRVAPWTTVLRRQWQADELGVAETIAAHGWPLFVKPARAGSSMGVSRVDGPEQLAAAMHLAFEHDSKVIVEPRVVGREVEVAVLEGRNGTPRTSLPGEIVVAEDGFYDFASKYLGGDEQLLCPAPLTEAETDEIRSIGARAFEAIGGSGLARVDCFLTDDGFVVNEVNTMPGFTPFSMYPRCWAATGVSYPELVAELIELGRAAVR, encoded by the coding sequence ATGACCACCAGCAGCACCACCGTCGTCGTCCTGTTCGGCGGCCGGTCGAGCGAACACGAGATCAGCTGTGTGACCGCCGGCGGGATCATGGACGCGGTCGACCGCACCGCGTACGAGATCGTCCCGGTCGGGATCACCAAGGACGGTGCCTTCACGCTGCAGCCGGACGACCCGGAGCAGTGGGCCCTCGTCGGCGAGCACCTGCCGACGGTGCCGGACAACGGCACGCGCGTCCGGTTCCCGAGCGCCGCCGAGCCGCGGCAGCTGACCGTCGAGCACCAGGACGGCACCGTCACCACGATCCCCGTCGACATCGTCTTCCCGATCCTGCACGGTCCGTTCGGCGAGGACGGCACCGTCCAGGGCATGCTCGAGATCGCCGGGCTGCCGTACGCCGGGGACGGCGTCCTGGCGAGTGCGCTCGCGATGGACAAGCACGTCGCGAAGGCCGTCCTCGAGCACGCCGGGCTCCGCGTGGCCCCGTGGACGACGGTGCTCCGTCGGCAGTGGCAGGCCGACGAACTCGGGGTCGCCGAGACGATCGCGGCGCACGGCTGGCCGCTCTTCGTGAAGCCCGCCCGGGCCGGTTCGAGCATGGGTGTGTCCCGTGTCGACGGACCCGAGCAGCTGGCAGCGGCGATGCACCTGGCGTTCGAGCACGACAGCAAGGTCATCGTCGAACCCCGCGTCGTCGGTCGCGAGGTCGAGGTCGCCGTCCTCGAAGGCCGCAACGGCACGCCGCGCACGAGCCTGCCCGGCGAGATCGTCGTCGCCGAGGACGGCTTCTACGACTTCGCGTCGAAGTACCTCGGCGGGGACGAGCAGCTCCTCTGCCCGGCGCCGCTGACCGAGGCCGAGACCGACGAGATCCGCTCCATCGGTGCCCGCGCCTTCGAGGCGATCGGCGGCTCCGGACTCGCCCGCGTCGACTGCTTCCTGACCGACGACGGCTTCGTCGTGAACGAGGTCAACACGATGCCGGGCTTCACCCCGTTCTCGATGTACCCGCGCTGCTGGGCGGCCACCGGGGTCAGCTACCCGGAGCTCGTCGCCGAGCTCATCGAGCTGGGTCGCGCCGCCGTCCGCTGA
- a CDS encoding NAD(P)H-dependent glycerol-3-phosphate dehydrogenase, with protein sequence MQSTDKPRVAVIGAGSWGTTFAKVLAEGGAETVVWARRPEVAREITETKRNSDYLPGINLPRTLTASTSLAAVLQGAQQVYVSVPSQTLRSNLEAIRELLPADVPVVSLMKGVEKATGLRMSEVLLQGLEIDQDRIAVASGPNLALEIARRQPTAAVVSSTSADTASAVAAVATNPYFRSFINTDVIGTEFGGVLKNLIAVAIGIVDGVGYGENTKASIITRGLAEMTEFAVSLGAQPSTLSGLAGLGDLIATCQSPLSRNNTAGRLLGQGYRFDEVVRQMNQTAEGLASVAPILELARANGVDMPIVGQVGEVLAGRLDPRNIAPHLTETDEPQGE encoded by the coding sequence ATGCAGTCCACGGACAAGCCCCGCGTGGCGGTCATCGGTGCCGGCAGCTGGGGGACCACGTTCGCGAAGGTCCTCGCCGAGGGCGGCGCCGAGACCGTCGTCTGGGCGCGTCGACCCGAGGTCGCCCGGGAGATCACCGAGACCAAGCGCAACTCGGACTACCTGCCCGGCATCAACCTGCCGCGCACGTTGACCGCGTCGACCTCGTTGGCCGCCGTGCTGCAGGGCGCGCAGCAGGTCTACGTCTCCGTGCCGTCGCAGACGCTGCGGTCGAACCTGGAGGCCATCCGCGAACTGCTCCCGGCCGACGTCCCCGTCGTCAGCCTGATGAAGGGCGTCGAGAAGGCCACCGGTCTCCGGATGAGCGAGGTCCTGCTCCAGGGACTCGAGATCGACCAGGACCGCATCGCGGTGGCCAGTGGTCCGAACCTGGCGCTCGAGATCGCGCGACGGCAGCCGACCGCGGCCGTGGTGTCCTCGACGAGTGCCGACACCGCCAGTGCGGTCGCCGCGGTCGCGACGAACCCCTACTTCCGGTCGTTCATCAACACGGACGTCATCGGCACCGAGTTCGGCGGGGTGCTGAAGAACCTCATCGCCGTCGCGATCGGCATCGTGGACGGCGTCGGCTACGGCGAGAACACGAAGGCGTCGATCATCACCCGCGGGCTCGCGGAGATGACGGAGTTCGCCGTGTCGCTCGGCGCCCAGCCCTCGACGCTGTCCGGTCTCGCGGGGCTCGGCGACCTCATCGCGACCTGCCAGTCGCCGCTGTCGCGGAACAACACCGCCGGGCGACTGCTCGGCCAGGGGTACCGCTTCGACGAGGTCGTCCGGCAGATGAACCAGACCGCGGAGGGGCTGGCGTCCGTCGCGCCGATCCTCGAACTCGCGCGGGCGAACGGCGTCGACATGCCCATCGTCGGGCAGGTCGGCGAGGTCCTCGCCGGTAGGCTCGATCCGCGCAACATCGCGCCGCACCTCACCGAGACCGACGAGCCCCAGGGCGAGTGA
- a CDS encoding lysophospholipid acyltransferase family protein — translation MADDHRGAPAGNDRGVPGGDRGRPDGTPGRDLDRVTTGLPNPGRRWKRGDLNLAFRITAFFVIPTFRFTARYHWHGRNRLPEQGAFVLAPNHYTNIDPLVVGTAVYLSRRQPRFLAKASLFRVPVFGKLMSGMGQIPVERSGRTRISDPLGGGRSLMERGGAVIVYPEGTLTRDPDLWPMRGKTGAVRIALENDVPLIPMAHWGTQQIMARYSNKLRLFPPSRVDVVFGDPVDLSAFRGRPIDQQLLTEATAVLMDRITELVEQLRGEQAPATRWDPSTKNQKETGKFE, via the coding sequence ATGGCTGACGACCACCGCGGCGCGCCCGCGGGCAACGACCGTGGCGTGCCCGGCGGCGACCGCGGCAGGCCCGACGGCACGCCCGGCCGCGACCTCGACCGTGTGACCACCGGCCTGCCGAACCCCGGCCGTCGGTGGAAGCGTGGTGACCTCAACCTGGCGTTCCGGATCACCGCGTTCTTCGTGATCCCGACCTTCCGGTTCACCGCGCGCTACCACTGGCACGGCCGGAACCGGTTGCCGGAGCAGGGGGCGTTCGTCCTCGCGCCGAACCACTACACGAACATCGACCCGCTCGTCGTGGGCACCGCGGTGTACCTCAGCCGCCGGCAGCCGCGATTCCTGGCGAAGGCGTCGCTGTTCCGCGTCCCCGTGTTCGGCAAGCTCATGAGCGGCATGGGGCAGATCCCGGTCGAGCGGTCTGGTCGAACCCGCATCAGCGATCCCCTCGGCGGCGGCCGGTCCCTCATGGAGCGCGGCGGCGCCGTGATCGTGTACCCGGAGGGGACGCTGACGCGCGACCCCGACCTGTGGCCGATGCGCGGCAAGACCGGCGCGGTGCGGATCGCGCTCGAGAACGACGTGCCGCTCATCCCGATGGCGCACTGGGGCACGCAGCAGATCATGGCGCGGTACTCGAACAAGCTCCGGCTGTTCCCGCCGTCGCGCGTGGACGTCGTGTTCGGCGACCCCGTCGACCTGTCGGCGTTCCGTGGACGCCCGATCGACCAGCAGCTGCTCACCGAGGCGACCGCCGTCCTGATGGACCGCATCACCGAGCTCGTCGAGCAACTCCGTGGCGAGCAGGCGCCGGCGACCCGGTGGGACCCGTCGACGAAGAACCAGAAGGAAACCGGCAAGTTTGAGTGA
- the murA gene encoding UDP-N-acetylglucosamine 1-carboxyvinyltransferase, with protein sequence MNSLVQDAAAAGARVGLKSDEIVIRGGKPLVGRIEVRGAKNLATKAMVASLLGDTPSILKDVPDISDVKVVRALLEVHGVRITDPARGELILDPSNVESAHFAEIDAHAGSSRIPILFCGPLLHKLGEAFIPDLGGCRIGDRPIDFHLDALRAMGAVVDKQVSGIHITAPNGLKGANIELPYPSVGATEQVLLSSVLADGTTELRNAAIEPEIMDLIAILQKMGAIITVEPSRTIFIEGVESLRGYTHRAINDRNEAASWASAALATNGDIFVEGAKQQELMTFLNVFRKVGGGFDIQEDGIRFYRELEVLKPVVIETDVHPGFMTDWQQPLVVALTQADGQSIVHETVYENRFGFTEALNEMGADIVVHKEGLPGHDRRVARRPFEQAAVITGPTKLHGANVRVPDLRGGFSHLIAALTAEGESHITNVGIISRGYEHFIPKLRKLGADFDFAG encoded by the coding sequence GTGAACTCTCTCGTACAGGACGCAGCAGCAGCTGGGGCACGCGTCGGGTTGAAGTCGGACGAGATCGTCATCCGCGGCGGCAAGCCGCTGGTCGGACGCATCGAGGTCCGCGGCGCGAAGAACCTCGCGACGAAGGCCATGGTGGCCTCCCTGCTCGGCGACACCCCGTCGATCCTCAAGGACGTCCCGGACATCTCCGACGTCAAGGTCGTCCGCGCGCTGCTCGAGGTGCACGGTGTGCGCATCACGGATCCTGCACGAGGCGAGCTCATCCTCGACCCGTCGAACGTCGAGTCGGCGCACTTCGCCGAGATCGATGCGCACGCCGGGTCGAGCCGCATCCCGATCCTGTTCTGCGGCCCGCTGCTGCACAAGCTCGGCGAGGCGTTCATCCCCGACCTCGGTGGCTGCCGCATCGGCGACCGCCCGATCGACTTCCACCTCGACGCGCTGCGCGCCATGGGTGCGGTCGTGGACAAGCAGGTCTCCGGCATCCACATCACGGCGCCGAACGGCCTCAAGGGCGCGAACATCGAGCTGCCGTACCCGAGCGTCGGTGCGACCGAGCAGGTCCTGCTGTCGTCGGTGCTCGCCGACGGCACGACCGAGCTCCGGAACGCCGCGATCGAGCCAGAGATCATGGACCTCATCGCGATCCTGCAGAAGATGGGCGCGATCATCACGGTCGAGCCGAGCCGCACGATCTTCATCGAGGGCGTCGAGTCGCTCCGCGGCTACACCCACCGCGCGATCAACGACCGCAACGAGGCAGCGAGCTGGGCCTCCGCCGCACTCGCGACCAACGGCGACATCTTCGTCGAGGGCGCGAAGCAGCAGGAGCTCATGACGTTCCTCAACGTCTTCCGGAAGGTCGGCGGCGGGTTCGACATCCAGGAGGACGGCATCCGGTTCTACCGGGAGCTCGAGGTCCTGAAGCCCGTCGTCATCGAGACCGACGTGCACCCCGGCTTCATGACGGACTGGCAGCAGCCGCTCGTCGTCGCGCTGACCCAGGCCGACGGTCAGAGCATCGTGCACGAGACCGTCTACGAGAACCGCTTCGGCTTCACCGAGGCCCTCAACGAGATGGGTGCCGACATCGTCGTGCACAAGGAAGGGCTCCCCGGGCACGACCGCCGGGTCGCCCGTCGTCCGTTCGAGCAGGCAGCGGTGATCACCGGCCCGACGAAGCTGCACGGCGCGAACGTGCGTGTCCCGGACCTCCGCGGCGGCTTCAGCCACCTCATCGCGGCACTGACCGCCGAGGGGGAGTCGCACATCACGAACGTCGGCATCATCAGCCGCGGGTACGAGCACTTCATCCCGAAGCTGCGCAAGCTCGGGGCGGACTTCGACTTCGCTGGCTGA
- the leuD gene encoding 3-isopropylmalate dehydratase small subunit, whose protein sequence is MEKIGTVTGIAAPLKRSNVDTDQIIPAVYLKRVTKTGFEDALFSGWRQDPSFVLNQEPFDRAKVLVAGPDFGTGSSREHAVWALRDFGFRVVISPRFADIFKGNAGKQGLVTAIVTEPEVERLWAAIEANPGIEATVDLAAQRVSLGDVDVAFEIDAYTRWRLMEGLDDIGLTLRDETSITEFESRRGNWRPKTLPVK, encoded by the coding sequence ATGGAGAAGATCGGCACCGTCACCGGGATCGCCGCACCGCTGAAGCGGTCGAACGTCGACACCGACCAGATCATCCCCGCCGTGTACCTCAAGCGCGTCACCAAGACCGGCTTCGAGGACGCGCTGTTCTCCGGGTGGCGCCAGGACCCGTCGTTCGTGCTGAACCAGGAGCCCTTCGACCGCGCGAAGGTGCTCGTCGCCGGTCCCGACTTCGGCACCGGGTCGTCGCGCGAGCACGCCGTCTGGGCACTCCGCGACTTCGGCTTCCGGGTCGTCATCTCGCCCCGGTTCGCGGACATCTTCAAGGGCAACGCGGGCAAGCAGGGCCTGGTCACCGCAATCGTGACCGAACCGGAAGTCGAGCGCCTGTGGGCCGCCATCGAGGCGAACCCGGGCATCGAGGCGACCGTGGACCTCGCGGCGCAGCGCGTGTCGCTGGGCGATGTGGACGTGGCATTCGAGATCGACGCTTACACTCGTTGGCGGTTGATGGAAGGGCTCGACGACATCGGGCTCACCCTCCGTGACGAGACCTCGATCACGGAGTTCGAATCCCGCCGTGGAAACTGGCGGCCGAAAACATTGCCGGTGAAGTAG